The Streptomyces sp. Je 1-332 genome has a window encoding:
- a CDS encoding ABC transporter permease, whose product MSTTTMTPTATTTPAGRMWALAQAELTLLGRAKGTLFAALFVPLVLPFSAQQAAKGMDLKGTGLSVGTIVLPGAVGFSLLFAVYTALTAVFVARREELVLKRLRTGELRDPEILAGAALPSVAIGLTQCVLLAVGCAALLDLGAPSALHLAVIGLLLGLVMFTAFGAVTGSFSRSTESAQVMSMPLMFVSMLGSGLVLPLEVMPDKLASFCELLPMTPVITLVRGGWTGELSASDTLGALLTAVAWTVVSVFAVRRWFRWEPRR is encoded by the coding sequence ATGAGTACGACGACGATGACCCCCACAGCGACGACGACCCCCGCGGGGCGGATGTGGGCGCTCGCGCAGGCCGAGCTGACGTTGCTCGGGCGCGCCAAGGGGACGCTGTTCGCGGCGCTCTTCGTGCCGCTGGTGTTGCCGTTCAGCGCGCAGCAGGCCGCCAAGGGCATGGACCTCAAGGGGACCGGGCTCTCGGTCGGGACCATCGTGCTGCCCGGCGCCGTCGGGTTCTCGCTGCTCTTCGCCGTCTACACGGCGCTGACGGCCGTCTTCGTCGCCCGGCGCGAGGAGCTCGTACTGAAGCGGCTGCGCACCGGTGAGCTGCGGGACCCGGAGATCCTTGCCGGTGCGGCGCTGCCCTCGGTCGCCATCGGCCTGACGCAGTGCGTGCTCCTCGCGGTCGGCTGTGCGGCGCTGCTCGACCTCGGAGCGCCGAGCGCACTCCATCTCGCCGTGATCGGCCTGCTGTTGGGGCTCGTGATGTTCACCGCCTTCGGCGCGGTCACCGGCAGCTTCAGCAGGTCGACGGAGTCCGCGCAGGTCATGAGCATGCCTCTGATGTTCGTGTCGATGCTCGGTTCCGGTCTCGTCCTGCCCCTCGAAGTCATGCCGGACAAGCTCGCCTCGTTCTGCGAACTGCTGCCGATGACCCCGGTGATCACGCTGGTGCGCGGCGGCTGGACCGGGGAACTCTCCGCCTCCGACACCCTGGGCGCGCTCCTCACCGCTGTGGCCTGGACCGTGGTCTCGGTGTTTGCTGTACGACGGTGGTTCCGCTGGGAGCCGCGGCGCTGA
- a CDS encoding sensor histidine kinase, with translation MVVRVRGWKREWRDLGKIEKVEFQSVAMWHAMPWLFFFSWMSVPLGVSVRHESLPVILGCALTGVALLQCVHVNRTVRRSLDHFLGRAEPPRRDLAVSLGLLVVTLGLVLALQALDGVKEATLVLATMFAVMPYGQSLAFAVPIRTFFIRFAVIDALIVAGSAAVGVRDGQLVATALVIAFGTLVALLSSRCGAWTLSVMWEADRAREVEARLAVAEERLRFGRDLHDVMGRNLAVIALKSELAVQLAKRGRPEAVDQMVEVQRIAQESQREVREVVRGYREADLAVELAGAQSVLEAAGIDCRVAGSSAGLPVSVQSALGWVVREATTNVLRHGDAQRCDITLVITDDRTSLVVENDGVPETAPEGRKGSGLEGLRERLAAVGGTLDFTSGDGHFRLTAEVPSARQQDGHPQDDSLRQPHHQEVERVTR, from the coding sequence GTGGTGGTCCGGGTGCGGGGGTGGAAGCGGGAGTGGCGTGACCTCGGGAAGATCGAGAAGGTCGAGTTCCAGAGCGTGGCCATGTGGCACGCCATGCCCTGGCTCTTCTTCTTCAGCTGGATGTCGGTGCCGCTGGGTGTGAGCGTGCGGCACGAGTCCCTCCCGGTGATCCTCGGCTGCGCGCTGACGGGAGTGGCCCTCCTGCAGTGCGTGCACGTCAACCGCACGGTGCGCCGCTCCCTCGACCACTTCCTGGGGCGCGCGGAGCCACCGCGCCGCGATCTCGCCGTATCGCTCGGGCTGCTGGTCGTGACGCTGGGCCTGGTGCTCGCCCTGCAGGCCCTGGACGGGGTCAAGGAGGCGACGCTCGTCCTCGCCACGATGTTCGCGGTGATGCCCTACGGACAGTCGCTGGCCTTCGCGGTGCCGATCCGTACGTTCTTCATCCGGTTCGCCGTGATCGACGCCCTGATAGTGGCCGGGTCCGCCGCGGTCGGTGTCCGCGACGGTCAGCTCGTGGCCACGGCCCTGGTGATCGCCTTCGGCACGCTGGTCGCCCTGCTCTCCTCGCGCTGCGGCGCCTGGACGCTCTCCGTGATGTGGGAGGCCGACCGGGCCCGCGAGGTCGAGGCGCGGCTCGCGGTCGCCGAGGAGCGGCTGCGGTTCGGGCGTGACCTGCACGACGTGATGGGGCGCAACCTCGCCGTCATCGCGCTGAAGAGCGAGCTGGCCGTGCAGCTGGCCAAGCGGGGGCGGCCCGAGGCCGTGGACCAGATGGTCGAGGTGCAGCGGATAGCCCAGGAGTCACAGCGGGAGGTGCGGGAAGTGGTCCGGGGGTATCGGGAGGCGGACCTCGCGGTGGAACTCGCCGGTGCGCAGAGTGTCCTCGAAGCGGCGGGGATCGACTGCCGCGTGGCCGGGTCGTCCGCCGGGCTGCCGGTCTCGGTGCAATCCGCGCTCGGCTGGGTCGTACGAGAGGCGACCACCAATGTGCTGCGGCACGGGGACGCGCAGCGGTGCGACATCACTCTGGTGATCACCGACGACCGTACGTCGCTGGTCGTCGAAAACGACGGGGTGCCCGAGACCGCGCCGGAGGGCAGGAAGGGCTCCGGTCTCGAAGGGCTGCGTGAGCGGCTCGCCGCGGTGGGCGGGACGCTGGACTTCACGTCCGGCGACGGCCACTTCCGCCTCACCGCCGAGGTGCCGTCGGCCCGGCAACAGGACGGACACCCACAGGACGACAGCCTCCGGCAGCCCCACCATCAGGAAGTCGAAAGGGTCACGCGATGA
- a CDS encoding response regulator transcription factor has product MSLRVLLADDEHLIRGALAALLALEDDLVVVAEAATGPEALAMARAHRPDVAVLDLEMPGADGVSVATSLRDELPHCRTMIVTSHGRPGHLKRALAVGVRGFVPKTVSAQRLAEIIRTVHAGNRYVDPELAADAISAGDSPLTVREAEVLELAADGAPVAEIAERAALSQGTVRNYLSSAATKIGAENRHAAVRLARERGWV; this is encoded by the coding sequence ATGAGTCTGCGTGTGCTGCTCGCCGATGACGAGCACCTCATCCGCGGCGCCCTCGCCGCGCTCCTCGCGCTCGAGGACGACCTCGTCGTGGTCGCCGAGGCCGCCACAGGTCCCGAGGCGCTAGCCATGGCGCGGGCGCACCGGCCCGATGTGGCCGTGCTCGATCTGGAGATGCCGGGCGCCGACGGTGTGAGCGTGGCCACATCGCTGCGGGACGAACTGCCGCACTGCCGCACGATGATCGTGACGAGTCATGGCAGACCGGGCCATCTCAAGCGGGCACTCGCGGTGGGCGTACGGGGCTTCGTGCCCAAGACCGTGAGCGCGCAGCGCCTCGCCGAGATCATCCGGACCGTTCACGCAGGTAACCGTTATGTGGACCCGGAGTTGGCCGCCGACGCGATCTCCGCCGGGGACTCGCCGCTGACCGTCCGCGAGGCCGAGGTGCTCGAACTCGCCGCTGACGGGGCGCCCGTCGCGGAGATCGCCGAACGGGCCGCGCTGTCGCAGGGGACGGTCCGCAACTACCTCTCCTCTGCCGCCACCAAGATCGGTGCGGAGAACCGTCATGCCGCGGTGCGTCTCGCACGCGAGCGAGGTTGGGTATAG
- a CDS encoding phosphoribosylaminoimidazolesuccinocarboxamide synthase produces MSGFVEKPEPLQVPGLVHMHTGKVRDLYRNEAGDLVMVASDRMSAYDWVLPTEIPDKGRVLTQLSLWWFDQLADLVPNHVISTDVPPGAPADWEGRTTVCKSLAMVPVECVARGYLTGSGLVEYNDTRTVCGLALPEGLSDGSELPAPIFTPATKAEVGEHDENVSYEEVARQVGAETAAQLRQSTLAVYGRARDIARDRGVILADTKFEFGFEGETLVIADEVLTPDSSRFWPADSWQPGRAQPSFDKQFVRDWLTSPASGWDRKSERPPPPLPQDVVDATRAKYIEAYERLTGMAW; encoded by the coding sequence GTGTCCGGATTCGTAGAAAAGCCCGAGCCGCTTCAGGTGCCGGGCCTGGTGCACATGCACACGGGCAAGGTGCGCGACCTGTACCGCAACGAGGCGGGCGACCTCGTGATGGTCGCGAGCGACCGCATGTCCGCCTACGACTGGGTGCTGCCCACGGAGATCCCTGACAAGGGCAGGGTTCTCACGCAGCTCTCCCTGTGGTGGTTCGACCAGCTCGCCGATCTCGTCCCGAACCACGTCATCTCCACCGACGTCCCGCCCGGCGCCCCCGCCGACTGGGAGGGGCGCACCACGGTCTGCAAGTCCCTGGCGATGGTCCCGGTCGAGTGCGTGGCCCGCGGCTATCTCACGGGCTCGGGCCTGGTCGAGTACAACGACACGCGCACCGTCTGCGGCCTCGCGCTGCCCGAAGGCCTGAGCGACGGCTCGGAGCTGCCCGCCCCGATCTTCACGCCCGCCACGAAAGCGGAGGTCGGCGAGCACGACGAGAACGTGAGTTACGAGGAAGTGGCCCGCCAGGTGGGCGCGGAGACCGCGGCCCAGCTCCGCCAGTCGACCCTCGCTGTCTACGGCCGCGCCCGTGACATCGCCCGCGACCGCGGCGTGATCCTCGCCGACACGAAGTTCGAGTTCGGCTTCGAGGGAGAGACGCTGGTCATCGCCGACGAGGTGCTGACCCCGGACTCGTCCCGCTTCTGGCCCGCGGACAGCTGGCAGCCGGGCCGCGCCCAGCCGTCGTTCGACAAGCAGTTCGTCCGCGACTGGCTGACCTCGCCGGCCTCCGGCTGGGACCGCAAGAGCGAGCGGCCGCCACCCCCGCTCCCGCAGGACGTGGTGGACGCCACGCGCGCCAAGTACATCGAGGCGTACGAGCGGCTGACGGGCATGGCCTGGTAG
- a CDS encoding N,N-dimethylformamidase beta subunit family domain-containing protein, with amino-acid sequence MGSEQIRRWESGALAHAVTDPFGQGPLPWLRGAEHYFDDTGQVVPWYIDHAPSPGAQDIPAPRHRTRTNGPRTADDVHGQIKGFASTGAAAPGGAIDFHVTVDPPQQFFVDIYRIGHYGGDGASKITTSPRLSGIVQPPPLAADRTVSCHHWWLSWRLQIPSYWSVGAYVAVLTTVDGYRSHVPFTVRDDHRADLLLLLPDITWQAYNLYPEDGRTGASLYHAWDEKGRLLGESEAAHTVSFDRPYAGAGLPLHVGHAYDFIRWAERYGYDLAYADTRDLHAGRIDPTRYRGLVFPGHDEYWSANMRRTTEKAREHGTSLVFLSANTMYWQVELGPSPSGVEDRLLTCRKRHGPGRPALWREQDKAEQQLLGIQYAGRVPEPAPLVVRNADHWLWEATGAHEGDEIEGLVAGEADRYFPRTALPEHQHRILLAHSPYEDSEGVTRHQESSLYRAPSGALVFASGTFAWSPALDRPGHVDTRVQRATANLLDRICKRD; translated from the coding sequence ATGGGGTCGGAGCAGATCCGCAGGTGGGAATCGGGCGCCTTGGCGCACGCCGTGACCGACCCCTTCGGCCAGGGCCCCCTGCCCTGGCTCCGAGGTGCCGAGCACTACTTCGACGACACGGGCCAGGTCGTCCCCTGGTACATCGACCACGCCCCGTCCCCCGGCGCGCAGGACATCCCCGCGCCCCGCCACCGCACCCGTACGAACGGCCCGCGTACCGCCGACGACGTGCACGGTCAGATCAAGGGCTTCGCCTCCACCGGCGCCGCGGCCCCGGGCGGGGCGATCGACTTCCACGTCACGGTGGACCCGCCCCAGCAGTTCTTCGTCGACATCTACCGCATCGGGCACTACGGCGGGGACGGCGCCTCGAAGATCACGACGAGTCCGCGCCTCTCGGGCATCGTCCAGCCGCCCCCGCTCGCCGCCGACCGCACGGTCTCCTGCCATCACTGGTGGCTCTCCTGGCGTCTGCAGATCCCGAGTTACTGGAGCGTCGGCGCGTACGTGGCGGTCCTCACCACGGTCGACGGATACCGCTCGCACGTGCCGTTCACGGTCCGCGACGACCACCGCGCCGATCTGCTCCTGCTCCTGCCGGACATCACCTGGCAGGCGTACAACCTCTACCCCGAGGACGGCCGCACGGGCGCGAGTCTCTACCACGCGTGGGACGAGAAGGGCCGACTCCTCGGCGAGAGCGAGGCCGCACACACGGTCTCCTTCGACCGTCCGTACGCGGGCGCGGGCCTGCCCCTGCACGTCGGCCACGCCTACGACTTCATCCGCTGGGCCGAGCGGTACGGCTACGACCTCGCGTACGCCGACACCCGCGACCTGCACGCGGGCCGCATCGATCCGACCCGCTACCGAGGCCTGGTCTTCCCGGGCCACGACGAGTACTGGTCGGCGAACATGCGCCGCACCACGGAGAAGGCCCGCGAGCACGGCACGTCCCTGGTCTTCCTCTCCGCCAACACCATGTACTGGCAGGTGGAGTTGGGCCCTTCCCCGTCCGGTGTCGAGGACCGCCTGCTGACCTGCCGCAAGCGCCACGGCCCCGGCAGGCCGGCCCTGTGGCGGGAGCAGGACAAGGCCGAGCAGCAACTCCTCGGCATCCAGTACGCGGGCCGGGTCCCCGAGCCCGCCCCCCTCGTCGTGCGCAACGCCGACCACTGGCTGTGGGAGGCGACCGGGGCGCACGAAGGGGACGAGATCGAGGGCCTGGTCGCGGGCGAGGCCGACCGCTACTTCCCGCGCACCGCGCTCCCGGAGCACCAGCACCGCATCCTGCTCGCCCACTCTCCGTACGAGGACTCCGAGGGCGTCACGCGCCATCAGGAGTCGTCGCTCTACCGCGCCCCCTCCGGCGCCCTGGTCTTCGCGTCGGGCACCTTCGCCTGGTCCCCGGCGCTCGACCGCCCCGGCCATGTGGACACCCGCGTCCAGCGCGCCACGGCCAACCTCCTGGACCGCATCTGCAAACGCGACTGA